Proteins found in one Campylobacter concisus genomic segment:
- a CDS encoding aldehyde dehydrogenase family protein: MKLLEKYGLFINGEWRDAKDGATLDAKNPANGEHLAKIADATEEDVNDAVRAAREAFKKFKHTTISERAKLLNKIADIIDEHKEHLAKVESMDNGKPIRETLNVDIPFAAEHFRYFAGVIMGEEGSANVLDEKQLSIVLREPIGVVGQIVPWNFPFLMAAWKLAPVIAAGDASVFKPSSETSLSVLELFRLIDKILPKGLINIITGKGSKSGEWIKNHPGLDKLAFTGSTEIGRDIAIAAARRIIPATLELGGKSANIFFSDANLDKALDGLQLGILFNQGQVCCAGSRIFVEESFYDKFIEAAVKKFSTIKVGDPLDPSTQMGSQINKKQAEQILNYIEIGKKEGAKVAVGGKAYTANGCDKGAFVEPTLLVDVTNDMRVAQEEIFGPVGVVIKFKDEAELIKMVNDSEYGLGGGIFTQDITKALRVARSMETGRVWINTYNQIPAGSPFGGYKNSGIGRETHKIILEHYTQMKNIMIDLTGKVSGFYAQ; encoded by the coding sequence ATGAAACTACTAGAAAAATATGGGCTTTTCATAAATGGTGAGTGGCGCGACGCAAAAGACGGCGCTACACTTGATGCAAAAAATCCAGCAAACGGCGAGCACCTTGCAAAGATCGCTGATGCTACCGAAGAAGATGTAAATGACGCAGTTCGTGCTGCACGTGAGGCTTTTAAGAAATTTAAACACACCACAATTAGCGAGCGTGCAAAGCTTTTAAATAAGATCGCTGATATCATCGATGAGCACAAAGAGCACTTGGCAAAAGTCGAGAGCATGGATAACGGCAAGCCGATCCGCGAGACGCTAAATGTTGATATTCCTTTTGCAGCAGAGCATTTTAGGTACTTTGCTGGCGTTATCATGGGCGAAGAAGGCAGCGCAAATGTACTTGATGAGAAGCAACTCTCTATCGTTTTACGCGAGCCAATAGGTGTTGTGGGTCAGATCGTACCTTGGAATTTTCCATTTTTAATGGCAGCTTGGAAGCTAGCTCCAGTGATCGCAGCAGGCGATGCAAGCGTGTTTAAGCCTTCAAGCGAGACAAGTCTAAGCGTGCTTGAGCTATTTAGGCTGATAGATAAAATTTTGCCAAAAGGTCTTATCAACATAATAACTGGAAAAGGTAGCAAGAGCGGCGAGTGGATCAAAAACCACCCAGGCCTTGACAAGCTAGCATTTACTGGCTCAACCGAGATCGGCCGAGATATCGCCATAGCAGCGGCTCGCCGTATCATCCCAGCCACACTTGAGCTTGGTGGCAAGAGCGCAAATATCTTCTTTAGCGACGCAAATTTAGACAAAGCGCTTGACGGCCTTCAGCTTGGAATTTTGTTTAACCAAGGTCAAGTTTGCTGCGCAGGATCAAGAATTTTCGTAGAAGAGAGCTTTTACGACAAATTTATAGAGGCTGCGGTGAAGAAATTTAGCACTATAAAAGTTGGCGATCCGCTAGATCCTAGTACTCAAATGGGCTCACAAATCAATAAAAAACAAGCTGAGCAAATTTTAAACTACATCGAGATCGGCAAAAAAGAAGGCGCAAAAGTGGCAGTCGGTGGCAAAGCCTACACTGCAAATGGTTGCGACAAGGGCGCATTTGTCGAGCCAACGTTGTTAGTTGATGTGACAAATGATATGAGAGTGGCACAGGAAGAAATTTTTGGACCAGTTGGCGTTGTCATCAAATTTAAAGATGAAGCCGAACTTATCAAAATGGTAAATGACAGCGAATATGGCCTAGGTGGCGGAATTTTCACACAAGACATCACAAAAGCGCTCCGCGTTGCAAGATCTATGGAGACTGGCAGAGTCTGGATCAACACCTATAACCAAATCCCAGCAGGCAGCCCATTTGGCGGATATAAAAACTCAGGTATCGGCCGAGAAACTCACAAGATCATCCTTGAGCACTACACTCAAATGAAAAACATCATGATTGACCTAACCGGTAAGGTTAGCGGCTTTTACGCACAATGA
- a CDS encoding response regulator — MNIAPLKYNFINLKDLENPTDMLHAFKDKQGLEINNEQISSLKESIKIGKVINVTDAEIKEQNRHKILQKVEEILNNYSKNLIYSNNKIYSDELSKGHHFSEKSYFKNIKASDSSSMLSTLKSGYLENTKFKNLNDYAYSNTLKTKYGEVEVFLDIYGDNDKLGTTKLENNSYLFSFDSNNDGVLDQKDILFDKLKVRGYDKDGNEKIANLSDVMPRVDLRQFISTNVINHNQIEREELNRKATITNNPDLYVDTKDIDYRHSYYASDPNTLFTAENRYEKIEKNDINNFFKKYAQNDGWVDLRHNNIFGKDSSFKNFAYLKVGFDDTARLSEFNPIIEPSKDYKKDENFSYTKFQKDSFMKFYKDYNAEFDSYNKMIENLGNNLKKFEENADAYISKLEKTKSAKMIAMENEFKQATGLEFSISNLKKVKKAFITNEATAAASLQDSDSVIAMKLNKDGTIRLKFDSGREIDVKELYNDTGKLNTSSELKTSINLEAKEMSNVQLNSLDFKDIGFMQGDKIVSLKDAGAIAITNLSNKFESKFLISLNNGKSISTREIYNISYLENDLKSKEKIDERDKFYKKVDIKA, encoded by the coding sequence ATGAATATTGCACCTTTAAAATATAACTTTATAAATTTAAAAGATTTAGAAAATCCTACAGATATGCTCCATGCCTTTAAGGATAAACAAGGTTTAGAGATAAATAACGAACAAATTTCAAGTCTAAAAGAAAGTATAAAAATAGGCAAAGTTATAAATGTCACTGATGCCGAGATCAAAGAGCAAAATAGACATAAAATCCTACAAAAAGTAGAAGAAATTTTAAATAACTACTCAAAAAATCTCATCTACAGCAACAACAAAATCTACTCCGATGAGCTTTCCAAAGGTCATCATTTTAGTGAAAAATCCTACTTTAAAAATATAAAAGCTTCAGATAGTAGCAGCATGCTATCTACACTAAAAAGTGGATACTTAGAAAATACAAAATTTAAAAATTTAAACGATTACGCTTATTCAAACACTCTAAAAACAAAGTATGGAGAAGTAGAAGTATTTTTAGATATTTACGGCGATAACGATAAACTTGGCACTACAAAATTGGAAAATAATAGCTATCTTTTTAGCTTTGATAGCAACAATGACGGCGTGCTAGACCAAAAAGATATACTCTTTGATAAGCTAAAAGTAAGAGGTTATGACAAAGACGGAAATGAAAAAATAGCAAATTTAAGCGATGTAATGCCAAGGGTTGATCTTAGGCAGTTTATCAGCACAAATGTCATAAATCACAACCAAATAGAAAGAGAAGAGCTAAATCGTAAAGCAACGATCACAAATAATCCCGATCTTTACGTAGATACAAAAGATATTGATTATAGGCACTCTTACTACGCCTCAGATCCAAATACTTTGTTCACTGCAGAAAACAGATATGAAAAGATAGAGAAAAATGATATAAATAATTTCTTTAAAAAATATGCCCAAAATGATGGCTGGGTCGATCTAAGACACAATAACATCTTTGGCAAAGATAGCTCTTTTAAAAACTTTGCCTATCTTAAAGTGGGTTTTGATGATACTGCAAGGCTAAGCGAGTTTAATCCGATCATTGAGCCGAGCAAAGATTACAAAAAAGATGAAAATTTCTCATATACAAAATTTCAAAAAGATAGTTTTATGAAATTTTACAAAGATTATAACGCTGAGTTTGACTCATATAACAAGATGATAGAAAATCTTGGCAATAATTTAAAGAAATTTGAAGAAAATGCGGATGCTTATATATCAAAGCTTGAGAAGACAAAATCAGCCAAAATGATAGCGATGGAAAATGAATTTAAACAAGCGACTGGACTTGAGTTTAGTATCTCGAATTTAAAAAAGGTAAAAAAGGCTTTTATAACAAATGAAGCCACAGCTGCCGCATCTTTGCAAGATAGCGATAGCGTAATAGCTATGAAGCTAAACAAAGACGGCACCATAAGGCTAAAATTTGATAGTGGTAGAGAGATAGACGTAAAAGAGCTCTATAACGATACTGGCAAGTTAAATACATCAAGTGAGCTAAAAACTAGCATAAATTTAGAGGCAAAAGAGATGAGTAATGTGCAGCTAAATAGCTTGGATTTTAAAGATATTGGCTTCATGCAAGGCGATAAAATCGTAAGCCTAAAAGATGCCGGAGCGATTGCTATTACCAATCTATCTAATAAATTTGAGAGTAAATTTTTAATCAGTCTAAATAATGGCAAAAGCATATCTACAAGAGAAATTTATAATATCAGCTATCTTGAGAATGATTTAAAGAGTAAAGAAAAGATAGATGAGAGAGATAAATTTTATAAAAAGGTTGATATTAAGGCATAA
- a CDS encoding metallophosphoesterase, giving the protein MSEQIYIIGDVHGCFNTLLELIKQFPDKEKSQICFVGDVIDRGLFSCDVVELIMQNNYKMVMGNHERRLLSNKLEFLNNKVPFDRSWFFGNGGEETYRSYLGQSVEFKQRHVDFLETRPVYLEFKDHKNQNGEHLVVSHSAVGKFWTLRDDDSSRDEFRRHVLSGRGDMMQVEGIFNVYGHTPVHEAKLYTNSANIDTGCVFNEEGYDKLSALEFPSMKIYTQKNVENFNKQG; this is encoded by the coding sequence TTGAGCGAGCAAATTTATATCATAGGCGATGTGCACGGCTGTTTTAACACACTTTTAGAGCTTATCAAGCAGTTTCCAGACAAAGAAAAATCACAAATTTGCTTTGTCGGAGATGTGATAGATCGAGGGCTTTTTAGTTGCGATGTAGTCGAGCTTATCATGCAAAATAACTATAAAATGGTAATGGGAAATCATGAGCGCAGGCTGCTAAGTAATAAACTTGAATTTCTAAACAACAAAGTGCCATTTGACAGGAGCTGGTTCTTTGGAAACGGCGGAGAAGAGACATATAGATCATACCTTGGACAAAGTGTGGAGTTTAAGCAAAGGCATGTGGATTTTTTAGAAACAAGGCCAGTTTATCTGGAGTTTAAAGACCACAAAAACCAAAATGGCGAGCATTTGGTCGTTTCCCACTCGGCTGTTGGCAAATTTTGGACTTTAAGAGATGATGATAGTTCAAGGGATGAGTTTAGAAGGCATGTACTATCAGGCAGAGGCGATATGATGCAAGTTGAAGGCATATTTAATGTCTACGGACACACGCCAGTGCATGAGGCTAAGCTCTATACAAATAGCGCCAATATCGATACGGGATGTGTTTTTAATGAAGAAGGATATGACAAGCTAAGTGCCTTAGAATTTCCATCGATGAAAATTTATACGCAAAAAAATGTTGAAAATTTTAATAAACAAGGATAA
- a CDS encoding YihY family inner membrane protein, translating into MSRLSLSKQNLKEFLNLLPTLKDKELFHYASSLSFHTILSIIPILLISFSIFTKLPSFEDYYAKIQDFIFSALLPSNQEIISNYLQNFLQNSGNLGIVGFVAMIFTSAMFFSDYEYVVLKVTRASKARGFWSALSSYWTLITLAPLGLAGSFYLSSLIQEMLNSNVITNSINFLSIFPYLIIWAIFCITYLISVNDEIKFKSAFFSSFAASLVWYIGKSAFVYYVLYNKTYLSVYGSFSAVLFFFVWIYISWIIFLYGLKLCAYLSNSSKFKR; encoded by the coding sequence ATGAGCCGTTTGTCCTTAAGTAAGCAAAATTTAAAGGAGTTTTTAAATTTGCTCCCAACGCTTAAGGACAAAGAGCTCTTTCACTATGCCTCAAGCCTTAGTTTTCATACGATTTTATCGATCATTCCGATACTTCTTATATCATTTTCTATCTTTACAAAACTGCCTAGTTTTGAGGATTATTACGCCAAGATTCAGGACTTTATATTTTCAGCTCTTTTGCCAAGCAACCAAGAGATCATCTCAAACTACTTGCAAAATTTCTTACAAAATAGCGGAAATTTAGGCATAGTTGGCTTTGTGGCGATGATATTTACATCGGCTATGTTTTTTAGCGACTATGAATATGTAGTTTTAAAAGTGACACGTGCAAGTAAGGCTAGAGGATTTTGGTCAGCACTTAGCTCGTATTGGACACTTATCACGCTCGCGCCACTTGGTCTTGCCGGTAGTTTTTATCTTTCAAGCCTCATTCAAGAGATGCTAAACTCAAACGTGATCACAAACTCGATAAATTTTTTAAGCATATTCCCATATCTCATCATCTGGGCGATATTTTGCATCACATATCTCATCTCAGTAAATGACGAGATAAAGTTTAAAAGCGCTTTTTTTAGCTCGTTTGCCGCTTCGCTCGTTTGGTATATTGGCAAGTCGGCCTTTGTCTATTATGTCCTTTACAACAAGACCTATCTAAGCGTTTATGGCTCGTTTTCAGCCGTACTTTTCTTTTTTGTCTGGATCTATATCTCGTGGATCATCTTTTTATATGGACTAAAGCTTTGTGCTTATCTCTCTAATAGTTCAAAATTTAAAAGATAA
- a CDS encoding pyruvate kinase — protein MKKLLLVALGAMFMLGGLANATEMMKKDDMGKDEMMKKEQMMKDDMGKKPMIKKDEMKKDDMGMKDEMKKDDMGMKKDEMKKGM, from the coding sequence ATGAAGAAATTACTACTAGTTGCACTTGGTGCTATGTTTATGCTTGGTGGTCTTGCAAATGCTACTGAAATGATGAAAAAAGATGACATGGGCAAAGACGAGATGATGAAGAAAGAGCAGATGATGAAAGATGACATGGGCAAAAAACCCATGATAAAAAAAGATGAAATGAAAAAAGATGACATGGGCATGAAAGACGAAATGAAAAAAGACGACATGGGTATGAAAAAAGACGAAATGAAAAAAGGCATGTAA
- a CDS encoding response regulator transcription factor, with protein sequence MVRILLVEDDEILLDLISEYLSENGYEVTTSDNAKEALDLAYEQNFDLLILDVKLPQGDGFSLLSSLRELGVSAPSIFTTSLNTIDDLEKGYKSGCDDYLKKPFELKELLIRIQALLKRNFSHHSGDAIKISSEFSFHPQSKTLSKDGKNVNISSKESDLLALFLQNKGKILTKDEIFNKIWKFDEEPSELSLRVYIKNLRQILGKDAILNRRGDGYIYV encoded by the coding sequence ATGGTTAGAATTTTGCTCGTTGAAGATGATGAAATTTTACTTGATCTCATCAGTGAGTATCTAAGCGAAAATGGCTATGAGGTAACTACTTCAGATAATGCCAAAGAAGCACTTGATCTCGCCTACGAGCAAAATTTCGACCTGCTTATACTTGACGTCAAACTCCCACAAGGAGATGGCTTTTCACTTCTTTCTTCCTTAAGAGAGCTAGGTGTTAGCGCACCTAGCATCTTTACCACCTCGCTAAACACCATAGACGATCTTGAAAAAGGCTACAAAAGTGGCTGCGACGACTATCTAAAAAAGCCATTTGAGCTAAAAGAACTACTCATACGTATACAAGCACTTCTAAAGAGAAATTTCTCACATCACAGTGGAGATGCGATCAAAATTTCAAGCGAATTTAGCTTTCATCCACAGAGCAAAACACTAAGCAAAGATGGTAAAAATGTAAATATCTCTAGTAAAGAGAGCGACCTACTCGCCCTATTTTTGCAAAACAAAGGCAAAATTTTAACCAAAGATGAAATTTTTAATAAAATTTGGAAATTTGACGAGGAGCCAAGCGAGCTTAGCCTCCGTGTCTATATCAAAAATCTACGCCAGATTTTAGGCAAAGATGCCATTTTAAACAGGCGTGGAGATGGTTACATCTATGTCTGA
- a CDS encoding HU family DNA-binding protein yields MKKAEFIQAVADKAGLSKKDTLKVVDATLETIQAVLEKGDTISFIGFGTFGTADRAARKARVPGTKKVIDVPASKAVKFKVGKKLKEAVAAGAAKKGKKK; encoded by the coding sequence ATGAAAAAAGCTGAATTTATTCAAGCTGTTGCCGATAAGGCTGGTCTTTCAAAAAAAGATACTCTAAAAGTTGTTGATGCTACTTTGGAGACAATCCAAGCAGTTCTTGAAAAAGGCGATACAATTAGCTTTATAGGCTTTGGTACTTTCGGTACTGCTGACAGAGCTGCAAGAAAAGCTAGAGTTCCTGGAACTAAAAAAGTTATCGACGTTCCTGCTAGCAAAGCAGTTAAATTCAAAGTTGGCAAAAAACTTAAAGAAGCAGTTGCTGCTGGTGCTGCTAAAAAAGGTAAAAAGAAATAA
- a CDS encoding sensor histidine kinase, protein MSEKTQILFKILSLYLVSSVLFLGYFFINDYKNKKNALILNEVKMLKEIKMGIYMKARMNGLDSISSLTKEKGVHACIVLKNGEKIYKDFDCQKIDKSKNVNLISGKVAIFEKIQYMDDNTTDELSYADIFLVGKDIKAEILSLQISTILKALFFFFALLFVAFYLAKLSLRPLYEKIDTLNRFIKDSTHEINTPLSVISMSIETADLDNLNERNLKRFNNISLAAKSLNNIYDALVHLSFNLDKPSKKELIDLNLLTTQRLNYFSPFFAKRGLEIDTSLKPSLINADLGDVSKILDNLLSNASKYAAPNSKVRITLEPNFFSISNTGRGISKEQQLQIFDRYTRFNDDQGGFGIGLNLVKECCKKNDIVVKCQSELDGETTFLLSWQS, encoded by the coding sequence ATGTCTGAAAAGACGCAAATTTTATTTAAAATTTTATCCCTCTATCTTGTTAGCTCCGTGCTCTTTCTGGGCTATTTTTTCATAAACGACTACAAAAATAAAAAAAATGCGCTCATCTTAAACGAGGTCAAAATGCTAAAAGAGATAAAGATGGGCATTTACATGAAAGCTAGAATGAATGGACTTGACTCAATTTCAAGTCTAACAAAAGAAAAAGGCGTGCATGCTTGCATCGTGCTAAAAAATGGCGAGAAAATTTATAAAGACTTTGACTGTCAAAAGATCGATAAAAGCAAAAATGTAAATTTGATTAGCGGCAAGGTCGCGATATTTGAAAAGATCCAGTACATGGACGACAACACTACAGACGAGCTCTCGTACGCAGATATTTTTCTAGTTGGCAAAGATATCAAGGCTGAAATTTTATCTTTACAAATTTCAACCATACTAAAGGCACTCTTTTTCTTTTTTGCCCTACTCTTTGTCGCCTTTTACCTCGCAAAACTGAGCCTAAGACCGCTTTATGAAAAGATAGATACGCTAAACCGCTTTATAAAAGACTCAACACACGAGATAAACACGCCTCTAAGCGTCATCTCGATGAGTATAGAAACAGCCGATCTTGACAACCTAAATGAGCGAAATTTAAAGCGTTTTAATAATATCAGCCTTGCCGCAAAGAGCCTAAATAACATTTATGACGCGCTCGTTCATCTAAGCTTTAACCTAGACAAGCCTAGCAAAAAAGAGCTCATAGATCTAAATTTGCTAACCACACAAAGACTGAACTATTTCTCGCCATTTTTTGCCAAACGCGGACTTGAGATAGATACTAGCCTAAAGCCAAGCCTTATAAATGCAGATCTTGGGGATGTGAGCAAAATTTTAGACAACCTTCTTAGCAACGCCTCCAAATATGCAGCGCCAAATTCAAAAGTACGCATCACTTTAGAGCCAAATTTCTTTAGCATAAGTAACACCGGTCGAGGCATCAGCAAAGAGCAGCAACTTCAAATTTTTGATCGTTACACGAGATTTAACGACGATCAAGGCGGCTTTGGCATAGGGCTAAATTTAGTTAAAGAGTGCTGTAAGAAAAATGATATCGTCGTAAAATGCCAAAGCGAACTTGATGGCGAGACTACGTTTTTGCTCTCTTGGCAGAGTTAA
- a CDS encoding plasminogen-binding N-terminal domain-containing protein, which translates to MKRIFVILSLVFGFAFGADFSLNEYRTPIISVDSDGTATIVDSPEILIGSSGVVLHKFDTDSSIIARVSVISKNSGFAKIRFEVFDLLEQKALPLPGIAPANGDMVVLNYLYNRSLIIVPNKEIYEEITSAFPNMIFIHPDIIGAYLSYEYKPNPSRDDFRKMCAQSAAGLIFVAMDGRSVFADCQSFKVLKEFKSGEVEYYQLPFYTRVSDIDTVFWKLNSEHINNYDAHYEKLFEEDN; encoded by the coding sequence TATCGCTAGTTTTTGGCTTTGCTTTTGGGGCTGATTTTTCTTTAAATGAGTATAGAACTCCTATAATTAGCGTCGATAGTGATGGCACAGCGACGATAGTTGATAGTCCAGAAATTTTAATCGGCTCAAGTGGTGTCGTACTTCATAAATTTGACACCGATAGCTCTATCATCGCAAGAGTTAGTGTTATCTCAAAAAATTCTGGCTTTGCTAAGATTAGATTTGAGGTGTTTGATCTGCTTGAGCAAAAGGCGCTCCCACTTCCAGGCATTGCACCTGCAAATGGCGATATGGTCGTGCTAAACTATCTTTATAACCGCTCATTAATCATCGTGCCAAATAAAGAAATTTACGAAGAGATCACATCTGCGTTTCCAAATATGATATTTATCCACCCAGATATTATAGGAGCGTATCTAAGCTACGAATACAAACCAAATCCAAGCAGAGATGACTTTAGAAAAATGTGCGCTCAAAGCGCAGCTGGTTTAATTTTCGTAGCGATGGATGGCAGAAGCGTTTTTGCTGATTGCCAAAGCTTTAAAGTACTAAAAGAATTTAAAAGTGGTGAGGTTGAGTACTATCAGCTACCATTTTATACAAGAGTTAGCGACATAGACACCGTCTTTTGGAAGCTAAATAGCGAGCACATCAACAACTACGACGCTCACTACGAAAAACTTTTCGAAGAAGATAACTGA
- a CDS encoding YaaA family protein, which produces MALKILFSPSESKISLNTNNKFNGKNLIFPELFDKRFEILNRYDEFLKKANLDEIKKLFGLKELEESKQLRESLSQKGSIKAILRYDGVAYKHLNYRGLDNEAQKYIDNNVLIFSNLFGPILAKDEIPEYKLKQGEKLDSFEISKFYEKNFSKTVDEFLKDDDILDLRAKFYEKFYTIKKEYITFCFVKNKKIVSHHAKAYRGEVLRQIANKLVKNKNELMSLNFKNLRLIDMKKIGLKTELMFEICE; this is translated from the coding sequence ATGGCATTAAAAATTCTCTTTTCTCCAAGCGAAAGTAAAATTTCTCTAAATACGAATAATAAATTTAATGGTAAGAATTTGATATTTCCAGAGCTTTTTGACAAAAGATTTGAAATTTTAAACAGATACGATGAGTTTTTAAAAAAGGCAAATTTAGACGAGATAAAAAAGCTTTTTGGGCTAAAAGAGCTTGAAGAGAGTAAGCAGCTGCGAGAAAGCCTATCTCAAAAAGGTAGCATAAAAGCTATCTTAAGGTATGATGGAGTGGCTTATAAACATCTAAACTATCGTGGTTTAGACAATGAGGCACAAAAATATATAGATAATAATGTTTTAATATTTTCAAATTTATTTGGACCTATCTTGGCAAAAGATGAGATACCAGAGTATAAACTAAAACAAGGTGAAAAGCTAGATAGCTTTGAAATTTCAAAATTTTATGAAAAAAATTTTAGTAAAACGGTTGATGAGTTTTTAAAAGATGACGATATTTTGGATCTCAGAGCTAAATTTTACGAAAAATTTTACACTATAAAAAAAGAATACATAACTTTTTGCTTTGTAAAAAATAAAAAAATAGTGAGTCATCACGCAAAAGCATATAGAGGCGAAGTCTTGCGTCAGATAGCAAATAAGCTTGTAAAAAATAAAAATGAACTAATGAGCTTAAATTTTAAAAATTTAAGGCTTATTGATATGAAAAAGATTGGTCTAAAGACCGAGCTTATGTTTGAAATTTGCGAGTAA
- a CDS encoding AEC family transporter has product MNFTPLFAIFFIIATGFFAKKVGIVEQKHSIPFVDFVLCFAMPALIFDKIYHVNVDVSLINTILIGFGSTAISAVMALVLGKIFKFTKVTTVSMVMLSLFGNTLFVGMPVIQGFFGDAMVNEVIFYDQIATGIPLSILGPLILSFAAPEKVSLFQNTMKILKFPPFIALIMALILKEVPLPEFIFAPLRMFEGSVTPVALFAIGVGLNFSSITSSYKGVSVVLLCKMILPAIVFFIILKFSGIQMNKTWVVGLFQCAMPTSALASAMVIKAGLDSSLAISSVAIGVLFSFITLPVIYFVFA; this is encoded by the coding sequence ATGAACTTTACTCCACTTTTTGCAATTTTTTTCATAATCGCAACTGGTTTTTTTGCTAAAAAAGTCGGCATTGTTGAGCAAAAGCACTCGATCCCTTTTGTGGATTTTGTCCTTTGTTTTGCAATGCCTGCGCTAATCTTTGACAAAATTTATCACGTAAACGTCGATGTTTCGCTCATAAATACAATTTTAATTGGCTTTGGCTCAACAGCTATCAGCGCTGTCATGGCATTGGTGCTTGGTAAGATTTTTAAATTTACTAAAGTAACAACTGTTAGTATGGTCATGCTAAGCCTTTTTGGTAATACCCTATTTGTCGGTATGCCTGTCATTCAGGGCTTCTTTGGCGATGCGATGGTAAATGAAGTCATCTTTTACGATCAAATAGCTACTGGTATCCCACTTTCGATCCTTGGGCCACTTATCCTCTCTTTTGCTGCACCAGAGAAGGTTTCTCTATTTCAAAATACGATGAAAATTTTAAAATTTCCACCATTTATCGCGCTTATTATGGCTCTTATCTTAAAAGAAGTCCCTTTGCCTGAGTTTATCTTTGCTCCACTTAGGATGTTTGAAGGTAGTGTTACTCCGGTGGCACTTTTTGCGATTGGTGTTGGTCTTAACTTTAGCAGTATCACAAGCTCATATAAAGGCGTTAGCGTTGTGCTTTTGTGTAAGATGATCTTGCCAGCTATCGTATTTTTTATCATATTAAAATTTTCAGGTATCCAGATGAACAAAACTTGGGTCGTTGGTCTCTTTCAATGTGCGATGCCAACATCAGCCCTTGCAAGTGCGATGGTCATAAAAGCTGGGCTTGATAGCTCGCTAGCCATCTCATCAGTGGCCATAGGCGTGCTTTTTTCATTTATCACGCTTCCAGTTATATATTTTGTATTTGCGTAA